The genomic interval CCGTGTACCCGCTGTGCGGGACCTCCACGACGGTCATGTCACTCGGCATGCTGGCGGATGCGATGCAGCGCATCGGCTGGGACGCGCAGCGTCTCGAGATCAGCGGCTGGCACCGCCATCCGGTCTACACGGAGCTGCGCGCCGCCGGCATCCGCGAGGTGCTGCAGCAGAGCGGCGAGTCGTTCGGCAACGGCTGCCGCCTGGTCTTCTCCGCGCACGGAATCCCGCTCAAGTACCTGCAGGAGGGGAACCGCTACGACGCGTACGTCGACGAATCGTGCAGTGCGATCGCGGCCGCTGTCGGCGTGGATGACTACGTGATCGGCTTCCAGAACCACACGAACCGGCCGATCGAGTGGACCAGTCCGGACATCGACGAGGTGATCGCGAGCATCGACGCGGAGTCGGTCGTCGTGTTCCCGGTCAGCTTCATGCACGAGCAGTCGGAAACACTGGCGGAGCTGGACCACGAGCTGCGCGAGGTCGCCGAGGAGCGCGGCCTGCGCTTCCACCGTGTGCCGGTACCGCACGACGACGCGCGCTTCATCGGCGTGCTCGCCGACCTGGTGCAGAGCCGGCTCGGCATCGAGCAGAAGATCGCGCTCGGCCAGTGCCGGTGCCGGCCGGACGAGGCAACGCGCTGCACCAATCACGTGAGCCGGAACTGACGGCAGCGTGCAGAAAAAACGCAGGGGCCGGGCTGAGCCCGACCCCTGCGACAGAACGGACGGGGCACGATGACCGCAACGGCGTCGTGCCCCTTGTTCGTGATCAGTACCCCGGGTTCTGCTCCAGGGCGTCGTTCACGTCGATCTCGGCCTGCGGGATCGGGAAGAGCAGGCGCTCCGCCGAGATGCCCAGCAGGTCGGTTGCGACACCGAAGCGGCGCAGGTCGAAGAACCGGTGTCCCTCCATCGCGAACTCGAAGCGACGCTCCTGGAGGATCGCATCCAGCAGCTCCTGCTGCGTGTCGACGGTAGCGGGCAGGTCAGGCAGCCCCGCGCGGTTGCGTACGATGTCGATGTCGGCGCGAACCGTGGCCGCATCCGCACCGAGGCGCGCGTTCGCCTCCGCCCGGATCAGGTACATCTCGGCCAGCCGGAGCACGACGACATTGTCGTCGCTGTTGGCGATGCGGAAATACTTCTTGCCGTACAGCTCGCCGCCCTCGATCCCGATCGCGAAGTCACGGCGCTCGTCGCCGGCCTCGTACGCGTCGTAGAACGCCTGCGTCGGCGCAAAGCCGCGCCGGCCGCCGAGTGCGTCCGGGAAGTACCAGAACGCCAGGCTGTTCGTGGTGTTGATGCTGTACGGCAGCTCGAAGATCGCCTCCTCGCTGAACTTCTGCGTCCAGTTCGACGCGTAGTCGTCGTTCAGCTCGTACACCCCGGACTCGATCACGGCCGTGGCCTTGTCGCGGGCCTGTGCGTAATCGCCCGTCTCGAGGTACACGCGTGCGAGCAGCGCGTCGGCAGCGCCACCCGTCGCGCGGCTCGGGTTGAACTCGTACGCGAGCGAGCCGGACGCCGTCTCGAGATCCGCGATGACGCGGTCCCACACGGCGTCGGCCGGGTCACGCGGAACCTGGGAGCTCTCATCGACACCGCGCGACGGCTCGGTGATGATCGGCACCCCACCGTGGTACGAGACGAGGATGGAGTAGTACAGCGAGCGCAGGAACAGCGACTCGGCGGTCGCCTGCTCCGCCTCCTCGGCCGACAGCCCGCTCACCCCCGGAATCGCGTCCAGCAGGTTGTTCGTGCGGTTGATGCCGTCGTACAGCGCGAACCACGTATCGCGGATCTGCACGTTGCTCGTGGTGATGTTGCGCAGGGCAACCTCGCGGTCCGTCTGGAACGTCCCCGTGAACTCGAGGTTGTCCGCGTACAGGTCCGGGTAGACCATGTGCACGTTGCCGTACAGGTCGCCGTTCTGGAGACCGCGGTAGGCGCCATTCAGCGCCAGCTCGATCCCGCGCGGTGTGTTCAGCGCCTCATCGGAATCGATGGCATCGGTCGGGTTCGTATCGAGTGGCGAGTCGCACGCCGTCGCGAGGAGCGCGACGGCGGCGATGGGCCACAGGTATCTATTTCTCATCATCCTGGTTGTCCTCAGAAGCCGAGGTTGAAGCCAATCGTGACCGTGCGCGTCTGGGGCAGCGTGTAGAAGTCCGTGCCGCGCGTGATCGACGTCTGTCCGGCGTAGTTCACCTCGGGGTCGAAGCCGCTGTAGTCGGTGCCCGTCAGCAGGTTCTGTCCCTGGAAGTAGATGCGTGCCGTCCGCGCACCCAGCCGGCCCGCGAGCGAGGTCGGCAGCGTGTAGCCGACGACCAGGTTCTTCAGACGGACGTACGAGCCGTCCTCGACGAACCGGTCGGAGTCACGCGTGTTGTTGTTCGGGTCGCCCCACACCGCGCGCGGCTCGTTGGTGTCCGTGTTCTCGGGCGTCCAGCGGTCCAGTGCGCGCGTCGTGTGGTTGTCCTCGAAGCTGCCGTACTGGTCCGTGTAGATGCGCATCGCGTTGTAGACCTCGTTGCCGAGCGAGAACTGGACGAACGCGCTCACGTCGAAGCCCAGGAACGAGATGTTGTTCGTGATGCCGCCCTCGATGTCCGGCCACGGGCTGCCGATGTCGGTGCGGTCGTCGTCGTTGATGACGCCGTCACCATTCACGTCCTCGAAGCGAATGTCACCCGGCGCCGTACCGGAGGTCTGGTAGGCCAGGCCTGCCGCGGCACAGCGTGCATTGCGGGCTTCAATCGACTCGCCGGCCAGCGTGCGGCAGATCTCGGCCTCCGACTGGAAGAGGCCCGCCATCTTGTGGCCATAGAAGAAGCCGAGCGGCTTGCCGACCTCGACCCGGCTCGCGAAGCCGCTGTTGATCGGCTGATCGTTGTACAGCGCCGTGACCTCGTTCCGGTTGTGCGACAGGTTGAGCGTCGTCGACCAGTTGAAGCCCTGCGGATCGCTCGCCTGCACCAGCAGCAGGTTCGCGGCGAGCTCGACGCCCTCGTTCTCCATGCTGCCGACGTTGGACCAGATGTCCTCGAAGCCGGTCGTGAGCGGCACCGGCCGCGCGATCAGCAGGTCGTCGGTCTTCTTCTGGTAGTAGTCGAACGTGATTCCGAGCCGGCGGTTCAGCAGGGAGAAGTCCGTGCCCAGGTTGAGCTGCGACGTCTTCTCCCACTTCAGCTCGGGGTTCGCGAGCTGCTCGGGCGAGATGCCGGGCAGGTCGTTGTAGTTGACGCCGCCGCCGAACAGGCCGCGCGCGGCGAAGTTGCCGAGCTGCTGCTGGTTGCCCGTGACGCCGTAGCTCGCGCGCAGCGCGAGATCACTGATCACGTCCTGGTCCAGCATGAAGTCCTCCTCGCCGATGCGGTACACGACCGACGCCGAGGGGAACGTGCCGAAGCGGTTCTCCGAGCCGAAGCGCGAAGAGCCGTCGTGGCGGATGTTGAAGGACGTCGTGATCTTGTCGGCGTACGTGTACGACAGCCGGCCGAAGAACGACAGCAGCGCGTTGTCGTCACGCGTGGACGAGCCGTCCGCGATCGTGGCCGCCGAGGTGATGTACTTGAAGTACTCGGTCGGGAACTGCGTGCCCTGCACCCAGCTCCACTCCTCGGAGTTGTCCTCGTAGCTGGAGCCGACCACGCCCGAGACGTCGTGCGCATCACCGAAGCCCCGGTCGAAGCTGAGCGTGCCCTCGTAGGTGACCTTGTTGGCATACGTGTGGCCCGCCTGCGCCTGGCCGCCGTTCGCGGCCCAGGGCCCGAACGCGGGCGAGTCGTAGCCGCGCGAGCGCATGCTCAGGTTGTCCACGCCCAGGCTGCCGCGCACGCTCAGCCAGTCCAGGATCTGATACTGCGCGAAGGCGTTTCCGATGATGCGCGTGCCGCGCTCCTCGGCCTCGGCCTCGCGCGCCATCCCGACCGGGTTCAGGTACGTCGTCCCGGTGAAGTACGTGCCGTCCTCGTTGAACACGGGGTAGATCGGCCCGTTGGCGATCGCGTTGGCCCAGGGGCTGTAGATGTTGTTGTCCGAGCGCGCGCGATCCGTGACACTGCGGGCGAGCGAGATGTTGGTGCCCAGCAGCAGGCGATCGAACGGGTTGTAGTCGAGGTTGAGACGCCCGTTGAGGCGCTCATAGCCCATCGGCTCGACGATGCCGTCCTGCCGCAGCAGGCTGCCCGAGACGAAGTAGCGGACAGCCTCCGTGCCGCCGCGCACCGACGCCTCCATGTTGGACATGGGGGCGGTGCGTGTCACCTCGTCGAGCCAGTCCGTATCGACACCGCGCGGGACCTCGATATCGAAGACACCATCGCCCTCGAAGCCGTACCACTCGTCGAGACCGTAGTCGGACGCCGGGCCGAACCGGTTGGTCAGCCCCTCGTTGTAGACGTCCATGTACTGCTCGGTGTTCAGGAAGTCGACCATCCGCCACGGGCTCTGCCAGCCGTAGTAGCCGCCGAAGGTGATCTCCGAGCGATCCGTGATGCCGCGCTTGGTCGTGATCAGCACCACGCCGTTGGACGCGCGCGAGCCGTAGATCGCCGCCGCCGACGCATCCTTGAGGATGTCGATGCGCTCGATCTCCGCGGGGTTGAGGTCGGAGACCGCATCGATGCCCTGGCCGCCGAAGCTGGTCGTGAGGCCGGAGAAGTCGCCCTGGTTCATCGGCACGCCGTCGATCACGTAGAGCGGCTCATTGCCGCCCGAGATCGACGAGGCGCCACGCACGCGCACGGTCATGGCCGCGCCGGGCGTGCCCGAGTTCTGCACGACCTGCACACCGGTGAGCCGGCCCTGCAGCGCCTGGTTGACGGACGTGATCGGCAGCTCGTCCACCTGGGTCTGCTCGATCGAGGCCGTCGCACCCGCGACGTTGCGACGACGCTCCTGGCCGTAGCCGATGACGACCAGCTCGTCCAGGCGCAGCGCGTCCACCTGCAGCGTCACCGTCAGCGGCGCCATCTGCGCACCGACCGTGACCGTCTGGACTGCCTGGCTGTAGCCGATGTAGCTGAACTGAACCTCGTGCTCGCCGAACGGCACGTTGTTCAGCAGGAAGCGACCACGCTCGTCCGTGGTCGTGCCGATACCCAGATCCGGAATCGAAACATCGACACCCTGCAGCGGCTGCTGCGTGTCACCGGCCACGACCTGGCCCGTCACGCTGCCGCGCTCCTGCGCCGCGGCGAGACCAGGTAGCGCAAGGAGGGTGAACAGCATCACCCCCAACCATCTGAACCTGCTCATAGCATCTCCTTCGAAACTTCCCGGGAATGAAGAACGGGACGACACCGCAGCGGCGCTCACGCGTTGTCTGGCAACCTGGGCGTCGGCGGACGCCGACATCGCTGGGGGAAGCGAGGTGTTTGCGTGCCGCGCTGCGTCGCACTTGTAACGAGTGCGCGTGACCCACTGTGACAGCGCTGTGACCAACGACAGGCAGACAGCCACAGGTGTGGTCTGCGCCGCAGCGAA from Longimicrobiales bacterium carries:
- a CDS encoding TonB-dependent receptor: MSRFRWLGVMLFTLLALPGLAAAQERGSVTGQVVAGDTQQPLQGVDVSIPDLGIGTTTDERGRFLLNNVPFGEHEVQFSYIGYSQAVQTVTVGAQMAPLTVTLQVDALRLDELVVIGYGQERRRNVAGATASIEQTQVDELPITSVNQALQGRLTGVQVVQNSGTPGAAMTVRVRGASSISGGNEPLYVIDGVPMNQGDFSGLTTSFGGQGIDAVSDLNPAEIERIDILKDASAAAIYGSRASNGVVLITTKRGITDRSEITFGGYYGWQSPWRMVDFLNTEQYMDVYNEGLTNRFGPASDYGLDEWYGFEGDGVFDIEVPRGVDTDWLDEVTRTAPMSNMEASVRGGTEAVRYFVSGSLLRQDGIVEPMGYERLNGRLNLDYNPFDRLLLGTNISLARSVTDRARSDNNIYSPWANAIANGPIYPVFNEDGTYFTGTTYLNPVGMAREAEAEERGTRIIGNAFAQYQILDWLSVRGSLGVDNLSMRSRGYDSPAFGPWAANGGQAQAGHTYANKVTYEGTLSFDRGFGDAHDVSGVVGSSYEDNSEEWSWVQGTQFPTEYFKYITSAATIADGSSTRDDNALLSFFGRLSYTYADKITTSFNIRHDGSSRFGSENRFGTFPSASVVYRIGEEDFMLDQDVISDLALRASYGVTGNQQQLGNFAARGLFGGGVNYNDLPGISPEQLANPELKWEKTSQLNLGTDFSLLNRRLGITFDYYQKKTDDLLIARPVPLTTGFEDIWSNVGSMENEGVELAANLLLVQASDPQGFNWSTTLNLSHNRNEVTALYNDQPINSGFASRVEVGKPLGFFYGHKMAGLFQSEAEICRTLAGESIEARNARCAAAGLAYQTSGTAPGDIRFEDVNGDGVINDDDRTDIGSPWPDIEGGITNNISFLGFDVSAFVQFSLGNEVYNAMRIYTDQYGSFEDNHTTRALDRWTPENTDTNEPRAVWGDPNNNTRDSDRFVEDGSYVRLKNLVVGYTLPTSLAGRLGARTARIYFQGQNLLTGTDYSGFDPEVNYAGQTSITRGTDFYTLPQTRTVTIGFNLGF
- the hemH gene encoding ferrochelatase, with product MKIAVMLLNFGEPEHPDEAEVVPFLERIFLMNGELEGRLGHEKAVARAHELAVARAPGLIEEYTEIGGSPLHQQAEEQGVALEVELKRRGLDARCYVGMQFTEPFIGAAVERARADGCDTVVGLPVYPLCGTSTTVMSLGMLADAMQRIGWDAQRLEISGWHRHPVYTELRAAGIREVLQQSGESFGNGCRLVFSAHGIPLKYLQEGNRYDAYVDESCSAIAAAVGVDDYVIGFQNHTNRPIEWTSPDIDEVIASIDAESVVVFPVSFMHEQSETLAELDHELREVAEERGLRFHRVPVPHDDARFIGVLADLVQSRLGIEQKIALGQCRCRPDEATRCTNHVSRN
- a CDS encoding RagB/SusD family nutrient uptake outer membrane protein, producing the protein MMRNRYLWPIAAVALLATACDSPLDTNPTDAIDSDEALNTPRGIELALNGAYRGLQNGDLYGNVHMVYPDLYADNLEFTGTFQTDREVALRNITTSNVQIRDTWFALYDGINRTNNLLDAIPGVSGLSAEEAEQATAESLFLRSLYYSILVSYHGGVPIITEPSRGVDESSQVPRDPADAVWDRVIADLETASGSLAYEFNPSRATGGAADALLARVYLETGDYAQARDKATAVIESGVYELNDDYASNWTQKFSEEAIFELPYSINTTNSLAFWYFPDALGGRRGFAPTQAFYDAYEAGDERRDFAIGIEGGELYGKKYFRIANSDDNVVVLRLAEMYLIRAEANARLGADAATVRADIDIVRNRAGLPDLPATVDTQQELLDAILQERRFEFAMEGHRFFDLRRFGVATDLLGISAERLLFPIPQAEIDVNDALEQNPGY